Genomic segment of Esox lucius isolate fEsoLuc1 chromosome 15, fEsoLuc1.pri, whole genome shotgun sequence:
CTTCTGCTAACACAGCCAGCAAACCTAGTGTGATATATTTCCACAACATATTTCCACATCAGCCAAttgaaatttatttattttgtggctCACTGTGGTCTAGTTGTCTGTGCTGCTGCCTTTGGTACTGCAGCAACATGGACTCAAATCTGTCCCACAATTCTTTTATCAAATCTCTACTATCTTTCCCTCCGCTTCTGTCAGTTGAAGCAAATaattgtatatacagctccggaaaaaattaagagaccactgcgcctttttctttcctttccaaaatagttgaaaagaaaggttttgagtgaggaacagatgggttaaaattaagagaccactgcaaattgaacacttctgttcctcactcagaacaaAAAGTGTAttggtctcttttttttttttttcagagctgtagaTGTTGGTAGATAAAGCTGAAAGTATATATATGGTTTGGCTGTGGAGCACCTTGATGTGGTGGAATATTGATTTGTTCAGGGGTCTGAACACTTCAGCAAGGAACTGTTTGTGTTTCCCTACATATGGTTAATATAATCACACCTATACTTTACAGGGGACAACTTAGATGCTGTCCATGACATCACTGTGGCCTATCCCAAGAATATCCCCCAGACGGAGCGGCACCTTATCCTGGGGCAGTTCCCCCGGGAGATTCACTTCCATGTGCGCCGCTACGAAGCCTCTGACCTGCCCACCTCTCCTTCTGAACTTCAGGCCTGGACCCAAGAGCGCTGGGCAGAAAAGGAGGTCCGCCTAAGGGACTTCTATGCTTCTGAGCCCAGGGGCTTTGACAGGGAGGGCGTGTGCCGCGTGCCCCCCTGTAAGACAGAGCTCCGCGTGGCTCTGATCAAGGCAGCGTCTCTGTTTTACTGGAGCTTTTTCATAGCTTTGTCCTTTGCAGGCCTCTGGCTCTGGGCTCCTCTCCGCCTGTACTTTCTGGGGATGATGGGCATCTACTTTGGCCAGCAGAAGCTGATAGGAGGACTGGAGCTACTGGAGCTGGCGTGTCATCGCTActggatgtctgtgactggggatgggaagaaaaaggtagTGGATGGAAAAGGGAAGAAGGAGTGAAGAGAAGCCAGGGGTGGCTTACTTCAGTGGGGCTGCTGAGGCCTGAGTGGACAGTTGGGCTTGGGACACATGCTGGAGTGTCCTAATCGGGTGGTCTCCCTCATTAACAGGGATGAAAGAATGAATCGGCAGGCAGCGTGCATGGCTTCTATAGGGTGAAGTACCCTCATGGCTGaggttgcaaaaaaaaaaaaaacaggaaataattcatgtttttcttcttgctGGCCTGAATACATGCTGCATTGTGTTGGCTCTTTGCCACCATATGCTGTAAAGCAGGTCTTGTGCCATTTGTCTTTCTCTTGCTGTCATTTAAGGATAATATCCTAGTTCAACgctatgtttttatttcttatcaTAAAAACACTGTCCATACATGTTTGTGTTAATAGtagatttgttttataattgttttatagttttgtatgttttcctttatttgtttctgttatttgaTGGAGCAGAGCCATAGTTCACAGATGTTTAATGTAACAGTTTTAGACAATATTTTAACTATTTTTGTTTAGCTAATGTAGATCATCTGTTAATCACTGTTTTTGCAAGCAATCAAAACTGAATAGTGTAAGTGGATGCAGTCTGTCCGAGTCTGTCATGAATAGTGTAGAATTGTTTACTGGTGTTGGATCAGAACACAAATACATTAAGGCATTGTTGCTGTGGTGGCACTTGTGGGCTGCAGCAACACAATCACGTGCTCTTAATGGAATATGTAATGGTTCATTATACATATCAGAAACTCAGCAACTGCAAAAGCGGCTTGTTTTCTGGTCTGTTTTTTTAAGCAACTGAAATGTCAATTGGGCTGTTGAAGAATGTAATTTGGACAACGACACAGCATCCGGGGAGTGGAGGACAGTGCGCCAAACTTGGATTGGCGCACTGTTGTAATCCAAAAAAAAGTTGTTGTAATCCAAAAAAAAGCTAATGCCAACCTCTCTGTCCACCTTAGGAAGTGGCATCAATCTGCTCAGGCCACTAAACTCAATTagtaaaattacatttgagaaaGCTCTActgatctaaaacaaaactttgaaaaaaaagaaatgtatgaaaACGGGAATCAGATTGGACAGGGCTCTGTCCATTACGTCCACTACCACTTTGTCCACTGCTCTCAATGCCAGCTCCAGCATTGCCATATCATTTTACGAATGGCACTGTGCACTGTTTGATCTACCAACCACCTCAATGCTGCAggataaaatataattttgtaagGAAAAATTGTTGTATGTACCGAGTCAGTGATggctgtctgtttttgtttcgtGAAATATGTGGCCCTGTTGTACAAGTGGAGGGGCTGTTTCCAGTGATCTGTTCACTGTGATCTCTGTTTTGAGAATTCTTACTGATGTACCAAATTACTACTTCTCTCTTTGTTAGTGGAATCACTGAACCAGCTAGACTTTCCATATTTGTCATGTCTCCGCCTCTTACCTGGTCTTTTTTGTTTCCCTTTCTGTATCAAAACTCTTTGTTGGTGTTTCTCTCGGGTCTGTTTTAGTCCGTAACAGAATCCAATGCTGATGCTGGACCCCTATATGATCACTGTGCTCAGGTAAATCTTTACTGGCCACTGTTATCACTTATCACGCTGTTCAATAAATTGAACATTTCAACTCATGCTGATGGCCCTGCTCTTTGTATCTTAAGTAAAACTTATTGCTCTTCTGAAACGTATTTGGCTTCTCTTCAGTGGGAGCTGGGGCTCTGGTTGGGATTTAGGGGCCAATGAATAGCTCCAAATTGCACACAATTCTGGCTAaaagtttttgccactgattaacacaaaaacctttttaatgtcaatgtgaaaattaaaatctacaaatgttctgttttgtattaataatTCAGTGCATAGGTATGCACCCTCTTCAGTCAATATTATCTGGAGACACCTTGCACAGATTACAGTCTAAGTTTCTAACAGCTTtctggacacagcaatttttctttgcaaagaTTCTGTAGtgtaaatcactgcatgggttcaggaacacttccaatcACAAATGCATGTAAAAACTCTAgcatggactgaggtgaagtggaaaactgtcctgttgtctgacaaataacaatttgaaattatttagggtaatcatggacgctgcatcctccggactaaagaggagagggaccatccggcttcttatcagtgcacagttcaaaagccagcatctgtgatggtatgggggtgcattagtacacatggcatcggtgacttgcacatctgtgaaggcatcattaatgctgaacaatatatacaggttttggagcaacatatgctgccatccagacaatgtctttttcagggaaggccttgcttatttcagcaagacaatgccaaaccacattctatgcgttttacaacagcatggctccgtagaaAAATAGTCTGTGTGTTCAACTGGCCTGCTtctagtccagacctgtcacctattgaaaacattaggcgcattatgaaacaaaaaatacgataaaggagaccccaaactgttgagcagctgaaatcctatatcaagcaagaattggaaaacacaatacatttcactttcaaactaTGGCaacagttcccaaacgcttacagagaattgttaaaaaaagaggtgatgcaacacgaTGGGAAACATGCCcctctcccaacttttttgaaaagtgttgctggcatcaaattcaaaatggatgtGTATTTacccaaaaaacaataacatttcttagttttaacatttgatattttgtctttgtactactttcaattaaatttagggatacatgatttgcatccttgcattctgtttcattcatttagaacaattttcacattttatttttcagtttttagtgttgatcagtggcaaaactcCTGATTAAATCAATTTAAATTTCATATTGTTACATAAAACTTTGAGtccaaggggggtgaatacttttgagagtcACTGGAGGTTGGAGACCTTTCCATACAGACTTGCTGCTGTAATAAAAGCAAAAGCTGTTTCCACAAAGTATTAGTTGAGAGCTGTGCACAATTATGTAGCCATGGCTTTAAATGGGgttttttttctgagaaatgatCATAGTTTTTCACTTTTTGTTGGTTTAAGACcttattaaaggtgaaaaaaggtctgacatgattgctcttgatttcagcctttatatgaacaaaagctgcattgtcAGTAATGGTTGTATAGacttttgatatccactgtatataaacaggCCAGTCAGCTTGTGGTACCAACAGACAGAGGTCAAGAGATTTGAAGGTGAAACGATGTTGCCGTGGCAACTAATGTTGACCTCTGTTCCCTAGCAACGTGATGCAGAATGATGTCAATGGAAAACATGGTActttttttctcaattgctaatggactgtgtatgtgcatgcagTTTGGTCTATGAAGTTTGTCTGCTAGCATGAGTGTTCtgatgttttttcttcattagtgatttttggaaatacatttgcaaatataTAAGTATTGACAACAGGTTAAACCTACAGGACTTATAAAATAATCAAGACCCTATGGATTATGGTTACAGTTTGGACATTTTAGATCAAATTATTGTCAGTTTTGTCCAGACTTGTTTCTTGTTTGAAATCCAGCAAGTGTGGATTTCAAAGCACAATGATGAATATGACAGTGGGTTTGGAATGGGGTTAGGTGTACAGATTCCATAATTTATGGGCTTGTTGCaattacatatttaattttttcctgagGGAACATGACATAAGTGTCTCCTACAGTATTGCTTTCTCTAGAGCTGTGTAATAGCATATTGACTAGATGTGCTCTGAGTCGATAGGGTTACATGAGAAATATCATGCTGTCACCAATACATTAACAGTGCTTGCTAACATTCCCACATGCACAGGTCCCAGTCTATCACTCCTGTCCTCCCCTCACTGCTGTTGCATGCATAATGGTAGGAGGAGCAGGAAAGTGTAAATAACCTAATAAGtttgctcataagtttgcataccctggcagaaattgtgaaattttgatAGAAAATAGTGATAatttgaagccatttattatcacatagttttttggctccttttcaaatcttaatgataacagaagtcacccaaatggccctgatcaaaagtttacatacccttgaatgtttggccttgttacagacacagaaggtgacacacacaggctaaaatggcaattaaatgttaatttcccacacctgtggctttttaaattgaaattagtgtctgtgtataaatagtcaatgagtttgttagctctcatgtagatgcactgagcaggctgtAGACAGCTgagttagagaattgtaacaatctgactgttttaattctattgcatttttatatttttcttttcattgtaaagcacattgaatggCTTCTACAGCTctggacctttttctttccttaccaaaaaagttgaaaaggaatgttttgagtgaggaacagaagcgttcaatttgcagtggtctcttcattttaacccttctgttcctcactcaaaaacttcctttCCTAGGTGGTGTCTGCTTCATTGTATCTCTTCTGGATGCTCTCCTGATCTGGAGCGTCTTACAATTAAATATCTCCCTTACTATCTACCCCGGGAGTTTACATCAGTCATTTAACAGCTGTTGGGAGGCAATCTCAATTAATACAGAGTCAGTGGCCggttttattagcaaatgtattgGC
This window contains:
- the lclat1 gene encoding lysocardiolipin acyltransferase 1 isoform X4 yields the protein MNHRTRLDWMFLWCCLLRYSYLRLEKICLKAALKAVPGFGWAMQVACFIFIKRRWEEDRSHMENMLDYFCDIKEPLQLLLFPEGTDLTEYTRARSDEFAEKNGLPKFEYVLHPRTTGFTFIVDTLRKGDNLDAVHDITVAYPKNIPQTERHLILGQFPREIHFHVRRYEASDLPTSPSELQAWTQERWAEKEVRLRDFYASEPRGFDREGVCRVPPCKTELRVALIKAASLFYWSFFIALSFAGLWLWAPLRLYFLGMMGIYFGQQKLIGGLELLELACHRYWMSVTGDGKKKVVDGKGKKE